A part of Variovorax sp. HW608 genomic DNA contains:
- a CDS encoding lema family protein, whose translation MPGSLPYWIAGAIALFWFVGAYNRLMRLRSAALQAYAVLDAALVRQLDFVLARAAEEEPSATPLESPSASVRAAANQLSTLLAATRLRPLNPAGVAAMSTAMHVMLAAWQSLHPDAVVSFDADGTLSRPAPLEGLPEPSTPIAWPEPSAAAEMARGQFNLAVARYNAAIAEFPAVLVAWIMQLKPAAALR comes from the coding sequence ATGCCTGGATCCTTGCCCTACTGGATTGCCGGCGCAATTGCGCTGTTCTGGTTCGTCGGCGCCTACAACCGGCTCATGCGTTTGCGTTCGGCCGCGCTGCAGGCCTATGCGGTGCTCGATGCGGCGCTGGTCCGGCAGCTCGATTTCGTGCTCGCCCGCGCGGCCGAGGAGGAGCCGTCCGCCACGCCGCTGGAGTCGCCCAGCGCTTCGGTGCGGGCTGCCGCGAACCAGCTCTCGACCCTGCTCGCGGCCACGCGCCTTCGGCCATTGAACCCCGCGGGGGTGGCGGCGATGAGCACCGCGATGCACGTCATGCTCGCGGCTTGGCAGAGCCTCCATCCCGATGCGGTCGTCAGCTTCGATGCCGACGGCACCCTGTCGCGGCCGGCACCGCTCGAAGGTCTCCCGGAACCCTCCACGCCCATCGCCTGGCCGGAACCTTCCGCCGCCGCCGAGATGGCCCGGGGCCAGTTCAATCTCGCCGTGGCCCGGTACAACGCCGCGATCGCCGAGTTCCCGGCAGTGCTGGTGGCGTGGATCATGCAGCTCAAGCCGGCAGCCGCGTTGCGCTGA
- the rsmB gene encoding 16S rRNA (cytosine(967)-C(5))-methyltransferase RsmB, whose amino-acid sequence MPDLSDPNSVSPPLWRQLHLTAAALASIRAGTSGSVAFEAVEPSMRPGVQALGFQALRWLGRAEALRRQLAKRTPPPAADALLCTALALAWDAGRSQYEPFTLVDQTVEAAKRSPETRAQASFINACLRRFLRDREELLAATDREPVAQWNHPRWWIERLKRDHPREWQRVLTVDNSQAPMTLRVNLRKGSVDTYLHKLNAAGLHGFPVGDSGIQLTRARPVQQLPGFGEGECSVQDAAAQIAAPLLMTGLRSGAAPLRVLDACAAPGGKTAHLLETAAPGEIEVTALEVDAARSRRIDETLSRLGMRAKVLVADAARPAQWWDGVPFDAVLLDAPCTASGIVRRHPDVRWLRRESDVEQLALQQAMLLEALWPLVRPGGRLLYCTCSVFREEGSHQIEAFFARNTDARLLPSPGHLLPQTGENARGVPDNPLGDHDGFFYALLEKQQR is encoded by the coding sequence TTGCCAGACCTTTCCGATCCCAATTCCGTCTCGCCGCCCCTCTGGCGCCAGCTGCACCTGACCGCCGCCGCGCTGGCTTCGATCCGCGCGGGGACTTCGGGCTCCGTCGCCTTCGAAGCGGTGGAGCCTTCCATGCGGCCGGGCGTTCAGGCGCTCGGTTTCCAGGCCCTGCGCTGGCTCGGCCGCGCCGAGGCGTTGCGCCGCCAGCTGGCCAAGCGCACGCCGCCGCCCGCGGCGGACGCGCTGCTCTGCACGGCGCTCGCGCTGGCATGGGATGCCGGGCGCTCGCAGTACGAGCCCTTCACCCTGGTCGACCAGACTGTCGAAGCCGCCAAGCGCAGCCCGGAAACCCGCGCTCAGGCGAGCTTCATCAATGCCTGCCTGCGGCGCTTCCTGCGGGATCGCGAGGAGCTGCTCGCGGCCACGGACCGCGAGCCGGTCGCCCAATGGAACCACCCCCGCTGGTGGATCGAGCGCCTCAAGCGCGACCATCCTCGCGAATGGCAGCGTGTGCTCACTGTCGACAATTCGCAGGCGCCGATGACCCTTCGCGTCAATCTTCGCAAGGGCAGCGTCGACACCTACCTCCACAAGCTGAATGCCGCCGGCTTGCACGGTTTCCCGGTCGGGGACAGCGGCATCCAGCTGACGCGTGCCCGGCCGGTGCAGCAACTGCCCGGCTTTGGCGAAGGCGAATGCTCCGTGCAGGACGCCGCCGCCCAGATCGCCGCGCCGCTCTTGATGACCGGTCTGCGCTCCGGCGCCGCACCGCTTCGGGTGCTGGATGCGTGCGCGGCACCCGGCGGCAAGACGGCGCACCTGCTGGAGACGGCCGCTCCCGGCGAAATCGAAGTCACCGCGCTCGAGGTCGATGCGGCGCGCAGCCGGCGCATCGACGAAACGCTGTCGAGGCTCGGCATGCGCGCCAAGGTCCTGGTGGCAGACGCCGCCCGGCCCGCGCAATGGTGGGACGGCGTGCCTTTCGACGCCGTCCTGCTCGACGCCCCGTGCACGGCGTCCGGGATCGTCCGGCGGCATCCGGACGTGCGATGGCTGCGCCGCGAGAGCGACGTCGAGCAGCTCGCGTTGCAGCAGGCCATGCTGCTGGAGGCGCTTTGGCCGCTGGTCCGGCCGGGCGGCCGCCTTCTCTATTGCACCTGCTCGGTGTTCAGGGAAGAGGGTTCGCACCAAATCGAGGCGTTCTTTGCACGCAACACCGACGCCCGATTACTGCCCTCGCCGGGCCATTTGCTCCCGCAAACTGGGGAAAACGCGCGTGGCGTCCCGGACAATCCGTTGGGTGATCACGACGGTTTCTTCTACGCCCTGCTGGAGAAGCAGCAGCGCTGA